One stretch of Deinococcus taeanensis DNA includes these proteins:
- a CDS encoding NAD(P)-binding domain-containing protein: MPDAPTALPRLAPPGVVLNTDVLIIGAGQAGLSAAYHLQQLGLHAQEQFVVLDAAAAPGGAWQHRWPGLTLSTVNRLHDLPFARTLGRGETTAQARVAVPRYFAAYEETFALPVIRPVRVRRVSDRGPRLHIETDRGNYAARGLINATGTWEAPFIPEVPGAGRFSGEQLHTRDYRAATDFAGRHVLIVGGGISALQLLDEVSQVTTTWVTRRPPLFHAGAFDEAAGRAAVALVEDRVRRGLPPQSVVSVTGLPVTPATEAMRARGVLTPQPMFSEITPHGVRWPGGGALRADVILWCTGFRSALDHLAPLNLRGPAGGVHMTGRLATQVARDPRVHLVGYGPSASTIGANRAGRAAATELLAVLNRSTA; this comes from the coding sequence ATGCCCGACGCCCCTACTGCACTGCCCCGCCTGGCCCCGCCCGGCGTCGTTCTGAACACCGACGTTCTCATCATCGGCGCCGGCCAGGCCGGCCTGTCGGCGGCCTACCACCTCCAGCAGCTCGGCCTGCACGCGCAGGAGCAGTTCGTTGTGCTCGACGCCGCCGCCGCACCGGGCGGCGCGTGGCAGCACCGCTGGCCGGGCCTGACGCTCAGCACGGTCAACCGCCTTCACGACCTGCCGTTCGCGCGCACCCTCGGCCGAGGCGAAACCACCGCGCAGGCCAGGGTCGCCGTACCCCGCTACTTCGCGGCGTACGAGGAGACCTTCGCCCTGCCGGTCATCCGGCCCGTACGGGTCCGGCGGGTCAGCGACCGCGGCCCACGCCTGCACATCGAAACAGACCGCGGCAACTACGCGGCGCGGGGGCTCATCAACGCCACAGGCACCTGGGAAGCGCCGTTCATTCCTGAGGTGCCCGGCGCCGGGCGCTTCAGCGGCGAGCAACTACACACCCGCGATTACCGTGCCGCCACTGACTTCGCCGGCCGGCACGTCCTCATCGTGGGCGGCGGCATTTCCGCCCTGCAGCTGCTGGACGAGGTCTCACAGGTGACCACCACCTGGGTCACCCGCCGCCCGCCGCTGTTCCACGCGGGCGCGTTCGATGAGGCCGCCGGACGCGCCGCCGTGGCGCTCGTGGAGGACCGGGTGCGGCGCGGGCTGCCCCCGCAGTCGGTGGTGTCCGTCACCGGACTTCCCGTGACGCCCGCGACCGAGGCGATGCGCGCCAGGGGCGTCCTGACCCCCCAGCCGATGTTCAGCGAAATCACCCCGCACGGCGTGCGCTGGCCCGGCGGCGGCGCGCTGCGCGCCGACGTGATTCTGTGGTGCACCGGCTTCCGCAGCGCGCTGGACCACCTCGCGCCGCTGAACCTGCGCGGCCCCGCAGGCGGCGTCCACATGACCGGCCGGCTCGCGACCCAGGTGGCGCGGGACCCGCGCGTTCACCTCGTCGGGTACGGCCCGTCGGCATCGACCATCGGCGCCAACCGGGCCGGCCGCGCCGCTGCCACCGAACTCCTGGCCGTCCTGAACCGCTCCACCGCCTGA
- a CDS encoding AAA family ATPase, translating into MMLVVFSGLPGTGKSTLARLIAHRLQAAYFRVDSVEAALLHAGMPKVTVEGYAAIYAMAADNLATGLPVIADCVNPLTETRRAWSDIAVQAGVQLLNVEVICSDLAEHERRVTARYQDGSAHHASWSPPTWDQVEAGRAHYQSWNQDRLVCDTAARTPDDAAEEVWMSIQHTRASG; encoded by the coding sequence ATGATGCTTGTTGTTTTTTCAGGCTTACCAGGAACGGGAAAGAGTACCCTCGCCCGGCTGATCGCCCACCGGCTCCAGGCGGCCTACTTCCGCGTTGATAGTGTGGAAGCAGCCCTCCTTCACGCTGGTATGCCAAAGGTAACGGTCGAAGGGTATGCGGCCATCTATGCCATGGCGGCGGACAATCTCGCAACAGGATTACCGGTGATCGCCGACTGCGTGAATCCGCTAACTGAAACCAGAAGGGCATGGTCGGACATTGCGGTGCAAGCAGGCGTTCAACTGCTGAATGTCGAAGTCATCTGCTCGGATCTGGCCGAACACGAGCGGCGCGTCACTGCACGGTATCAAGATGGGTCTGCTCACCATGCATCATGGTCTCCGCCAACCTGGGATCAAGTGGAAGCAGGCAGGGCTCACTATCAGTCGTGGAACCAGGATCGTCTGGTGTGCGATACAGCCGCACGCACACCAGATGACGCTGCCGAGGAAGTGTGGATGTCCATCCAGCACACACGAGCCTCAGGGTGA
- a CDS encoding IS982 family transposase — MSHPDLTLLPLGVAVTLLSRSIQPHIPPKLIHSHEKISDAGLLAVALLHKLHKVPYFSRWWRFLKLNHFPGFPSESQARVRLARLTPVVEQLATEVQCLDFVAVDSETLPVSTFKRAPRCKFCGARHGFSTAGPVYGFKLDAWCTLNGKIAKYEIRPANQHDFTVLCEMNKDWPSNGGPQQIGDKGYQSATCLTPPKANARRVDSRWRAEYGAARKCVESAFSVLVGAGLRWGQVTTYLSLRLKVALGVLAHNLKFTDISAGALRCTPHFMAP, encoded by the coding sequence ATGAGCCATCCCGATCTCACGTTACTGCCGCTGGGTGTTGCCGTCACCCTGCTAAGCCGCTCGATTCAGCCGCACATACCGCCGAAGCTTATCCATTCCCACGAGAAGATCTCCGATGCCGGCCTGCTGGCAGTCGCCCTGCTTCATAAGCTGCACAAGGTTCCATATTTCAGCCGCTGGTGGCGATTTCTCAAACTCAATCACTTTCCAGGCTTCCCCTCTGAGTCCCAGGCCCGTGTTCGGCTCGCCCGGTTGACCCCCGTCGTCGAGCAACTCGCAACTGAAGTCCAGTGCTTGGACTTTGTCGCGGTCGATTCGGAAACCCTGCCTGTCTCGACGTTCAAACGTGCGCCCCGGTGCAAATTCTGTGGTGCCCGTCACGGGTTCAGCACCGCTGGGCCAGTCTACGGCTTCAAGCTGGATGCCTGGTGCACCCTGAACGGGAAGATCGCGAAGTACGAGATCCGTCCAGCCAATCAGCACGACTTCACCGTGCTGTGCGAGATGAACAAAGATTGGCCCTCTAATGGAGGGCCACAGCAGATTGGGGATAAGGGGTATCAGTCGGCAACATGCCTGACCCCACCGAAAGCGAATGCCAGAAGGGTCGATTCGCGCTGGAGAGCCGAATACGGAGCCGCGAGGAAGTGCGTGGAGTCCGCGTTCTCCGTGCTGGTGGGTGCTGGACTGCGATGGGGTCAGGTCACGACGTATCTCAGCCTGCGGCTCAAGGTGGCACTGGGCGTCCTGGCGCATAACCTCAAATTCACCGACATCAGTGCCGGAGCGCTCAGGTGTACACCCCATTTCATGGCCCCCTGA